One stretch of Bacteroidales bacterium DNA includes these proteins:
- a CDS encoding RNA polymerase sigma factor encodes MADIPDEIIMERVKDGDLAEMSVLFERYHLRLYNFFLKLTRNKIISQDLTQNLFYRMIRYKNSYKKDHSVKSWMYQMARNLHIDYCREEKRSDDLFLKTDSYPVDMTDENTGFKEDDYERLDEAFGRLSTSQKELIILSRYQGLKYEEISEILNQSVPAIKVAMHRTIKQLRENYFKHNKDKVL; translated from the coding sequence GTGGCAGATATTCCGGATGAGATAATAATGGAAAGGGTGAAAGATGGAGATCTTGCAGAGATGTCGGTATTGTTTGAACGTTATCATCTCAGGCTCTATAACTTCTTTCTTAAACTTACCCGGAATAAAATAATAAGCCAGGATCTTACCCAGAATTTGTTCTACAGGATGATAAGATATAAAAACTCATATAAAAAAGATCACAGCGTAAAATCATGGATGTACCAGATGGCAAGGAACCTTCATATCGATTATTGCAGGGAGGAAAAGAGATCTGATGACCTTTTCCTGAAAACCGACAGTTATCCTGTTGATATGACCGATGAAAATACCGGCTTCAAGGAGGATGATTATGAAAGACTTGATGAAGCTTTTGGGCGACTCAGCACTTCACAAAAAGAATTAATAATCCTGAGTCGCTATCAGGGGCTGAAATATGAAGAGATCTCTGAAATATTAAATCAATCTGTACCTGCCATAAAGGTTGCAATGCACAGAACGATTAAACAGTTAAGAGAGAACTATTTTAAACATAATAAAGACAAGGTATTATGA
- a CDS encoding sulfurtransferase, protein MKKLLITLSLILLLFAIPGTNDGFSSQDNIDKVMPLVSTSWLKDNLKNPEIVVLHVSPTRLDYDNGHIPDAGFLWPGYIIISTESESTVPAPVEDIVKLLRTLGVNNNSHIVLCGIYGNIIPVCRVFVNLEHIGLKGRVSILDGGFDAWAEAGYEISKENPVTAKGKFKPSVNENLVNGKWMLTNLENKSYTIIDARAKAMYDGTTGLPRAGHIKGAKNLPPTEIYDAKTTRFFDSQKIAETFSKLEIPANARPVFYCHTGNSASAAYVAALIAGFDPVIYDGSMEEWSSKSDLPMEK, encoded by the coding sequence ATGAAAAAACTACTTATTACACTATCCTTAATACTTTTGCTTTTTGCAATTCCGGGTACTAATGATGGATTCTCATCACAGGATAATATTGACAAGGTTATGCCCCTGGTTTCAACTTCATGGTTAAAGGATAATTTAAAGAATCCGGAAATCGTAGTTCTTCATGTTTCACCCACCCGGCTTGATTATGATAACGGACATATTCCTGATGCAGGTTTCCTGTGGCCGGGATATATAATAATTTCCACAGAGTCTGAATCTACAGTTCCTGCTCCTGTAGAAGATATTGTAAAATTGCTACGGACTCTTGGTGTGAACAATAACTCGCATATCGTTCTTTGCGGAATATATGGAAATATCATACCTGTATGCCGTGTATTTGTCAATCTTGAACATATAGGATTAAAAGGAAGAGTATCAATTCTCGATGGAGGCTTTGATGCCTGGGCAGAAGCAGGATATGAGATATCTAAAGAGAATCCTGTAACAGCTAAGGGTAAGTTTAAACCATCAGTAAATGAGAATCTGGTAAATGGCAAATGGATGTTAACCAACCTTGAAAACAAATCATACACTATAATTGATGCGAGGGCAAAAGCTATGTACGACGGAACTACCGGTTTGCCCCGTGCCGGACATATTAAAGGTGCAAAGAATCTGCCTCCGACAGAGATCTATGATGCCAAAACAACCCGTTTTTTCGATTCACAGAAAATAGCAGAAACGTTCAGTAAGCTTGAGATCCCGGCTAACGCGAGACCAGTCTTTTATTGTCATACAGGAAACTCTGCAAGTGCAGCATATGTAGCAGCGCTAATAGCAGGATTTGATCCGGTTATATATGACGGATCGATGGAGGAGTGGAGCAGTAAATCTGATCTTCCTATGGAAAAGTAA
- a CDS encoding metallophosphoesterase, protein MFHTIITLSYTIPSIYLFARFWQFYIEKNKRIWFIFIFAFLFLLYPSGGLFDDRTAGGLGNIIVTVSNYLLPFFLYLFLTILFTDLFLLLNLGIKIIPRELLKKRSVRNRMMVFNISLSAIIVIAGVINFNTIRITEKEISLATDSPEISHLKIAFISDFHLEEKTPLSFVEQFVRKINNLKPDILLYGGDIMEGFSEAEKMERFERLLISIKPEYGVYGVLGNHDRNYRSGTSGFYSRAGITILKDSVIISGRAFVLAGRNDSRDERRKSAGDLLAEAPDSLPIIVLDHRPTETEQLSETAADVVFSGHTHHGQLFPINLITKKVYELSYGYLKKGETHFFVSSGIRLWGPPVRTVAKSEILVVDITFTED, encoded by the coding sequence ATGTTCCACACAATTATAACCCTTTCATATACAATCCCTTCAATATATCTTTTTGCCAGGTTCTGGCAGTTTTATATTGAAAAGAACAAGAGGATCTGGTTTATATTCATTTTTGCATTCCTCTTTTTATTATATCCTTCAGGCGGACTTTTTGATGACAGAACTGCAGGCGGCTTGGGTAATATAATTGTAACGGTTTCAAACTACCTCCTCCCGTTCTTTCTGTATCTTTTTCTCACTATCCTTTTTACCGATCTTTTTCTCCTCCTCAATCTTGGTATAAAAATCATTCCGAGGGAATTGTTGAAGAAAAGATCTGTCAGGAACAGGATGATGGTTTTCAATATATCTCTTTCAGCAATTATAGTTATTGCAGGTGTAATCAACTTTAACACAATCAGGATTACTGAAAAAGAGATTAGTCTGGCGACAGATTCGCCGGAAATAAGTCATCTGAAAATCGCCTTTATATCCGATTTTCACCTCGAGGAAAAGACACCATTAAGTTTTGTGGAACAATTTGTCAGGAAAATTAATAACCTAAAACCTGATATTCTGCTCTATGGCGGAGATATCATGGAAGGTTTCAGTGAGGCAGAAAAGATGGAAAGGTTTGAGAGACTCCTGATTAGTATCAAGCCTGAGTATGGAGTTTATGGAGTGTTGGGTAATCACGACCGGAATTACAGGAGCGGGACTTCAGGTTTTTATTCAAGAGCGGGAATAACAATCCTGAAAGATTCTGTAATTATATCGGGCAGGGCATTTGTACTTGCAGGCAGAAATGACAGCCGCGACGAGAGAAGGAAAAGTGCGGGAGATTTGTTGGCAGAAGCTCCTGACAGTCTGCCGATAATAGTCCTTGATCATCGTCCGACTGAAACTGAGCAGCTGAGTGAAACAGCAGCAGATGTTGTTTTTTCCGGACATACTCATCACGGACAGCTTTTTCCTATTAACCTTATAACAAAAAAGGTATATGAATTAAGTTATGGCTACCTGAAGAAAGGAGAAACTCACTTTTTTGTCTCGAGCGGCATAAGGTTATGGGGCCCGCCGGTACGTACTGTTGCCAAATCGGAGATTCTGGTAGTTGATATTACATTTACAGAAGACTAA
- the ygiD gene encoding 4,5-DOPA dioxygenase extradiol: MKSNELNNLIRSGESTEQMPVLFIGHGSPMNAIEENEFSASWANIAKSIPVPKAVLCISAHWETKGTFVTAMQKPKTIHDFGGFPQELYDVQYPAPGDPALAEEIKKNVSFTGIGLDDKWGLDHGAWSFIKHMYPNADIPVLEMSLDYYKAPQYHYDLAKELKILRSRGVLITGSGNMVHNLGRIAWDHASDPEFGFDWAIQANDIFRKLIIEGNHKELINYQSLGREVQLAVPTPDHYLPLLYTLALKGDKEEVTFFNDKAIMGSLTMTSLRIG; the protein is encoded by the coding sequence ATGAAAAGCAACGAATTGAATAATCTTATCAGGTCCGGAGAGAGCACAGAACAAATGCCTGTACTCTTTATCGGTCATGGCAGTCCAATGAATGCCATCGAAGAAAATGAGTTTTCAGCCTCATGGGCGAATATTGCAAAATCAATTCCGGTACCGAAGGCTGTCTTATGCATATCCGCTCATTGGGAGACCAAAGGAACATTTGTTACAGCTATGCAAAAGCCAAAAACAATCCACGACTTCGGAGGGTTTCCTCAGGAGCTGTACGATGTTCAATATCCTGCTCCCGGAGATCCTGCCCTTGCTGAAGAAATTAAAAAGAATGTTTCATTTACCGGAATAGGACTTGATGATAAGTGGGGATTAGATCATGGTGCCTGGAGCTTCATAAAACATATGTATCCAAATGCTGATATACCAGTGCTTGAGATGAGTCTCGATTATTACAAAGCTCCTCAGTATCACTACGATCTTGCTAAGGAGCTTAAAATATTAAGGAGTAGGGGAGTTCTTATAACCGGCAGCGGTAATATGGTTCATAACCTTGGCCGCATAGCCTGGGACCATGCTTCTGACCCTGAATTTGGTTTCGACTGGGCGATACAGGCTAATGACATCTTCAGGAAACTTATCATCGAAGGAAATCATAAAGAGCTTATAAATTACCAGTCGCTGGGACGCGAAGTTCAGCTGGCAGTTCCAACCCCCGATCACTACCTGCCGCTCCTTTATACTCTAGCACTTAAAGGCGATAAGGAAGAGGTTACTTTTTTCAACGATAAAGCCATAATGGGATCACTTACCATGACCTCACTTCGGATAGGATGA
- a CDS encoding ATP-binding protein codes for MEPYLRKLIAGGENNHLDFKYCVSDSRKIARTLTAFANSDGGRLLIGVRDNGSIAGIRSDEEYYMVETASHLYCRPEIEFTVKQHTTEGKQILEIEVKKGEKRPYQAKDDNGKWVAYFRNNDQNLVANRVLLQVWRKEEKPKGVMVKFSKAENLLMEYLKEYGSVTLSGFRKAARIPAHRAEAILANLIIFKVLIMKASEKGFRYELNPEEEERG; via the coding sequence ATGGAGCCCTACCTGAGAAAGTTAATTGCCGGGGGTGAAAACAACCATCTCGATTTCAAGTACTGCGTATCCGACAGCAGAAAGATAGCCCGTACTCTGACTGCCTTTGCTAACAGCGACGGAGGGCGTTTGCTGATAGGAGTGAGGGATAATGGCAGCATAGCCGGCATCAGGTCTGACGAAGAGTATTACATGGTGGAGACCGCTTCGCATCTCTATTGCCGTCCCGAAATAGAGTTTACAGTTAAGCAGCATACAACTGAAGGAAAACAAATTCTTGAAATTGAAGTTAAGAAAGGTGAAAAGCGACCCTACCAGGCAAAGGATGACAATGGGAAATGGGTGGCTTATTTCAGGAATAACGATCAGAACCTCGTGGCGAACAGGGTATTGCTGCAGGTCTGGCGGAAGGAGGAGAAGCCTAAGGGCGTGATGGTGAAATTCAGTAAGGCTGAAAACCTGCTGATGGAGTATCTTAAGGAGTATGGGTCGGTGACCCTTTCCGGCTTCAGAAAAGCTGCCCGGATCCCTGCTCACCGCGCTGAGGCGATACTCGCCAACCTCATTATTTTCAAAGTACTGATAATGAAAGCATCGGAGAAAGGTTTCAGGTATGAGCTGAACCCTGAAGAAGAGGAGAGGGGGTGA
- a CDS encoding MBL fold metallo-hydrolase, which produces MKKPVKRILLVTGILLGIILIIAVVFLINFLSATKKMTPSDTTAINDSVWCIRDKFVNLYVFKGKNDYLMVDAGISKKGVDTELRKIGIRSDQIKTLLLTHTDGDHTGATGLLTNPDIYLHKDEEQMINGTTGKSKFSKTKWKYGRYNLMNDNDTLIIDGLRIKILHTPGHTPGSSCFKIGDEYLLTGDNLIYTKGQYEHFTEMFNMDTPKQEESLKSLPPASEFRYILSSHNGIIKIGQ; this is translated from the coding sequence ATGAAGAAACCTGTAAAAAGAATTCTCCTGGTAACCGGGATTTTGCTGGGAATAATTCTCATAATAGCCGTTGTTTTCCTTATTAATTTTCTGAGTGCAACAAAGAAGATGACACCTTCCGATACTACAGCAATAAATGATTCAGTTTGGTGCATCAGGGATAAGTTCGTGAATTTATATGTATTTAAAGGAAAGAATGATTATCTGATGGTTGATGCCGGAATTTCAAAGAAAGGAGTTGACACAGAATTACGAAAAATCGGGATCAGGTCAGATCAGATTAAAACACTTCTTCTGACACATACTGATGGTGACCATACAGGAGCTACCGGACTCTTAACAAATCCGGATATATATCTTCATAAGGATGAGGAACAGATGATCAACGGAACAACAGGCAAGAGCAAGTTCTCAAAAACAAAGTGGAAATACGGCAGGTACAACCTTATGAACGATAATGATACTCTCATAATTGACGGACTAAGGATAAAGATCCTTCATACTCCGGGTCATACCCCGGGGTCGTCGTGCTTCAAAATTGGTGATGAGTATCTCCTTACCGGTGACAATCTTATATATACAAAAGGGCAATACGAGCATTTTACCGAGATGTTTAACATGGATACCCCCAAGCAGGAAGAATCGCTTAAGAGTCTACCCCCTGCATCAGAGTTCAGATACATATTATCTAGTCATAACGGGATTATAAAGATCGGTCAATGA
- a CDS encoding lipolytic protein G-D-S-L family: MKTRRLLPSLLFLIVTILPLSGQPGPLNLDLVFIGNSITQGVQLENSNETAPPATATAHIRTLKGVESAQVLNRGRSGYTTVNFLPSADGELSKVIAAVKLFHTDMTRLLVFSISLGTNDSAEEGPRGAPLYPEEYRTNIKAITDQLLKDFPGCKVVYQQPIWYSITTYNRSRYLAAGLARLQTYFPELKNLVASYSQSNPGQVLMGDTKAFDYFKENYLTDLIPESGNAGTFYLHPNKKGAEALGKFWAEGIWNALFL, from the coding sequence ATGAAAACAAGGCGCCTCTTACCATCTCTCCTGTTTCTGATAGTCACCATATTACCCCTATCCGGTCAGCCAGGACCTCTAAACCTTGATCTGGTATTTATAGGCAACAGCATAACCCAGGGAGTGCAGCTGGAGAATTCAAATGAGACAGCACCTCCGGCTACCGCAACTGCTCATATCCGTACATTGAAGGGGGTCGAATCGGCACAGGTTCTGAACCGGGGGCGGAGCGGGTACACAACAGTTAATTTTTTACCATCTGCTGATGGCGAATTATCGAAAGTTATTGCTGCTGTTAAGCTTTTCCACACCGATATGACCCGGTTACTTGTCTTCTCAATCTCGCTGGGAACAAACGACAGTGCTGAGGAGGGACCAAGAGGTGCTCCACTCTATCCTGAAGAATACCGAACCAATATTAAAGCAATTACTGATCAGTTGCTGAAGGATTTTCCCGGATGCAAAGTAGTTTATCAGCAGCCAATATGGTATAGTATCACCACTTATAACCGGTCGCGGTATCTTGCTGCCGGACTGGCCCGTCTTCAGACATATTTTCCGGAATTAAAAAATCTTGTTGCCTCATATTCTCAATCCAATCCGGGACAGGTTCTTATGGGCGATACAAAAGCGTTTGATTATTTTAAGGAGAATTACCTCACCGATCTGATACCGGAGTCGGGTAATGCAGGCACATTCTATCTTCATCCGAACAAAAAAGGTGCTGAAGCCCTCGGTAAATTCTGGGCTGAAGGGATTTGGAATGCATTATTTCTGTAA
- the acs gene encoding acetate--CoA ligase, protein MTTKVSGTHLPNKDLFKDSYVSSLEQYKKIYADSIENNSEFWDKKAHELLHWQHDFQLVSDCDFSEGLVSWFLGGTLNACENCVDRHVKDRGDQVAIIWEADEPGKEERITYRELQRKVSRLANVLRHNGIHKRDRVAIYMPMIPEAVYAMLACARIGAVHSVVFAGFSAESLRDRINDAKCKAVITADEGVRGKKIIPLKRMTDEAVMACPTVEHVFVVKRTGAKIPFYPPRDIWLNEAMEGERPYCPIEQMDSEDTLFLLYTSGSTGKPKGVSHTTAGYLLFTAMTHKYVFDYKDGEIFACVADIGWITGHSYVVYGPLLNGATTVLFESVPNYPDAGRYWEMVERLKVNQFYTSPTALRAIQREGDEYVKKYDRKSLRILGTVGEPINPDTWEWYYNVVGEGRCSIVDTWWQTETGGILITPLPGAIPTKPGSATLPFFGIEPVLLSAEGEELKTVEASGLLAIKGSWPSMARTIQGDHLRFYETYLKTFKGYYLTGDGARRDSDGYYWLTGRVDDVMNVSGHRIGSAEIESALVSHPFCSEAAVVGCPHEVKGEGIFAYVILKDGYEADEELAGELRNEVRRHIGAFATPDQILIAPGLPKTRSGKIMRRILRKIAANETEDLGDITTLADPAVVDVLIKLRGELD, encoded by the coding sequence ATGACAACAAAAGTATCCGGTACTCACCTGCCGAACAAAGATCTTTTTAAGGACTCATATGTTTCCTCATTAGAACAATACAAAAAGATCTACGCGGATAGTATAGAAAACAACTCTGAATTTTGGGATAAGAAAGCACATGAGCTATTACACTGGCAACACGATTTCCAGCTGGTAAGTGATTGTGATTTCTCAGAAGGTCTGGTATCCTGGTTTCTCGGAGGAACCCTTAATGCCTGCGAGAACTGTGTCGACAGGCACGTTAAGGACAGAGGCGACCAGGTAGCAATAATCTGGGAAGCAGATGAACCCGGTAAGGAGGAGAGGATCACTTACAGGGAACTACAGAGAAAGGTATCGCGTCTGGCTAATGTGCTGAGGCATAACGGCATTCACAAGCGCGACAGGGTGGCAATCTATATGCCAATGATCCCGGAAGCAGTTTATGCAATGCTTGCCTGTGCAAGAATTGGTGCAGTGCATTCGGTTGTATTTGCCGGATTCAGCGCTGAGTCACTGCGCGACAGGATAAATGATGCAAAATGCAAAGCAGTTATTACTGCTGATGAAGGTGTCAGGGGGAAAAAGATAATTCCTCTTAAGCGTATGACTGATGAGGCTGTGATGGCATGTCCAACTGTTGAACATGTCTTTGTCGTAAAAAGAACCGGTGCTAAGATTCCCTTTTATCCTCCCCGTGATATATGGCTCAATGAGGCTATGGAAGGTGAACGTCCTTACTGTCCTATTGAACAGATGGATTCGGAGGATACACTCTTCCTGCTTTATACTTCGGGAAGTACGGGTAAACCGAAAGGAGTATCTCATACAACTGCCGGATACCTTTTATTCACTGCAATGACTCATAAGTATGTTTTTGATTATAAGGACGGGGAGATCTTTGCCTGTGTGGCTGATATTGGATGGATAACCGGTCATTCATATGTTGTGTATGGTCCGTTGCTGAATGGTGCCACCACTGTTCTTTTTGAGAGTGTTCCGAACTATCCCGATGCAGGGAGGTACTGGGAGATGGTTGAAAGGCTTAAGGTAAACCAGTTCTATACTTCACCAACAGCTCTGAGGGCAATACAGCGCGAAGGAGATGAGTATGTAAAGAAATATGACAGAAAATCACTCAGGATTCTTGGTACAGTCGGGGAACCTATAAATCCAGATACCTGGGAATGGTATTACAACGTTGTTGGAGAGGGGAGATGCTCCATAGTTGATACATGGTGGCAGACAGAAACAGGAGGGATCCTTATAACGCCCCTTCCCGGTGCTATACCCACCAAACCCGGATCGGCAACCTTGCCCTTTTTCGGGATCGAACCTGTGCTCCTTAGCGCAGAGGGCGAAGAGTTAAAAACTGTTGAGGCATCGGGACTCCTTGCCATCAAAGGTTCATGGCCCAGCATGGCCCGGACAATCCAGGGTGACCATTTGCGTTTTTATGAGACCTACCTGAAGACATTTAAAGGATACTATCTCACCGGCGATGGTGCAAGGCGCGACAGTGACGGATACTACTGGCTCACCGGACGTGTTGATGATGTGATGAATGTATCTGGACACAGGATTGGCTCTGCCGAGATAGAGAGTGCACTGGTATCTCATCCTTTCTGTTCGGAGGCTGCAGTGGTAGGTTGTCCGCATGAAGTAAAAGGAGAAGGTATTTTTGCCTATGTTATACTCAAGGATGGTTACGAAGCTGATGAAGAGCTTGCCGGAGAATTGAGGAACGAAGTCCGCCGTCACATCGGGGCCTTTGCAACACCCGATCAGATTCTTATTGCCCCCGGACTGCCCAAAACACGTTCAGGTAAAATCATGCGCAGGATTCTCAGAAAGATTGCAGCGAATGAAACGGAAGACCTTGGCGATATAACTACACTGGCAGATCCTGCCGTAGTTGATGTGCTGATTAAACTCAGAGGAGAATTGGATTGA
- a CDS encoding NAD(P)-dependent alcohol dehydrogenase translates to MRKKTEDGRMKAYYKSSFSKSVQSVYGEVPDAVAGENGMLIEVKAVSINPVDYKLNNADTRILPASKLPKIVGSDFAGIVKEPAKGDTHFKAGDRVYGAVSIFTGKQGALAELVSADPKRARHIPDSMSFEQAASLPVAALTALNGLRRCGVTKGTNLLINGATGGVGHFAVQIARSKGAVITATCSETNSELAKKLGADKISGYKKEDLAAIPDEYDAILDAYGKMKFADIFRLLKKGGTYASPLILAAPAFLTSLVKLFTRRKITSSNMRALPEDFEEIERLFLEKKLIPVIENVFTLANAADAFEMAEHGRPRGKVIVRV, encoded by the coding sequence ATGCGTAAGAAGACGGAAGACGGAAGAATGAAAGCATATTACAAATCATCCTTCAGTAAATCAGTACAATCTGTATACGGTGAAGTACCCGATGCTGTTGCAGGAGAGAACGGAATGCTGATCGAAGTAAAAGCTGTTTCAATAAATCCGGTTGACTATAAACTGAACAACGCAGACACAAGGATTCTGCCGGCTTCAAAATTGCCTAAAATAGTTGGTTCAGACTTTGCAGGGATAGTAAAAGAGCCTGCAAAAGGTGACACACATTTTAAAGCCGGAGACAGAGTATATGGTGCAGTCTCTATATTTACAGGAAAACAGGGAGCCTTAGCTGAACTTGTGTCAGCAGATCCGAAGCGTGCCAGACATATACCCGATAGTATGTCATTTGAACAGGCAGCATCACTTCCTGTTGCTGCACTCACAGCACTTAACGGATTAAGAAGATGCGGAGTTACAAAAGGAACTAATCTGCTTATAAACGGCGCCACCGGGGGGGTAGGCCACTTTGCAGTTCAGATAGCAAGATCAAAAGGAGCTGTTATAACAGCAACCTGCAGCGAGACAAACAGTGAACTGGCAAAAAAGCTTGGTGCGGATAAGATCTCGGGATACAAAAAAGAGGATCTTGCAGCAATACCGGATGAATATGATGCTATCCTCGATGCATATGGTAAGATGAAGTTTGCTGATATATTCCGGCTGCTCAAAAAAGGGGGAACCTATGCCTCCCCGCTCATCCTTGCAGCTCCGGCATTCCTTACATCTCTTGTGAAACTTTTCACAAGAAGAAAAATAACATCCTCTAATATGAGGGCGCTGCCTGAAGACTTTGAAGAGATAGAGAGATTATTCCTCGAAAAGAAGCTTATTCCTGTAATAGAGAACGTTTTTACTCTGGCGAATGCGGCTGATGCTTTTGAGATGGCTGAACATGGAAGGCCAAGGGGGAAGGTCATTGTAAGGGTATAA
- a CDS encoding DUF1987 family protein, with translation MGIAAVHILPTNKTPEVFLNPEGSVKIIGRAIDESRTKFSEQILIWIDDYLTKPAVSTEVIIALEYMNSFNSIIMASILRKLYQLNELSKKISIKWYVEEDDDDLLERGEYISTTFNIPIEFIKTDQIKSSY, from the coding sequence ATGGGTATAGCAGCAGTTCATATTTTACCGACTAATAAGACCCCTGAGGTCTTTCTTAATCCCGAGGGCAGTGTTAAGATAATCGGTAGGGCAATAGATGAAAGCAGAACAAAGTTTTCAGAACAGATATTAATCTGGATAGATGATTATCTGACTAAACCTGCCGTTTCAACTGAAGTTATAATTGCCCTTGAGTACATGAACAGCTTTAATTCGATTATTATGGCTTCAATACTCAGAAAGCTATATCAGCTCAATGAGCTATCGAAGAAAATATCAATCAAATGGTATGTTGAAGAAGATGATGATGATCTTCTCGAAAGGGGAGAATATATCTCAACGACTTTTAATATACCGATTGAATTTATTAAGACTGATCAGATAAAGAGCTCTTACTGA
- a CDS encoding AMP-binding protein → MILHQQFVRMAKKHAGKLAIIDRTTGKNVPYSRALIGALILSSKFKKYDKGFIGIMIPTSAGCALATVGALMSGRIPVMINYSTGAETNARYAQKKCKFKTIITSKALLEKIGCPVIDGMVLIEDIMESVTTVEKLKAALTTKLPVNMILNTIHKGDENDTAAILFTSGSEKDPKAVQLSHLNLSSNIEHFGNYVKISDQDIILANLVFFHIFGLTVNLWVSFCYGMTMVTYANPLDFQTVSTIAREEKPTIMVGTPSFFWGYLHKSEPGDFKSLRLMVAGADKCPDALREGYMTKHGVTLLEGYGATETSPVISVNSHEFNRPGSTGRVIPGMTVKIENFETGEPCKIKEVGKILVKGDSVMKGYYDDPQLTADALVDGWYNTGDMGYFDEDGYLFHAGRFKRFAKIGGEMVSLVKVENTLEKFLPVGVSCCVVEVSDAKKGSTIVATVSIEVNKTEILRKMGNELPNIALPRQFVVIRDLPMMSTGKIDFRSVTRIVQDIINNA, encoded by the coding sequence ATGATTCTACATCAGCAATTCGTACGCATGGCAAAGAAGCATGCAGGCAAACTTGCCATAATCGACAGAACTACTGGTAAAAATGTTCCATATTCAAGAGCGCTTATAGGAGCCCTTATACTCAGTTCAAAATTCAAAAAATACGACAAAGGCTTTATTGGTATTATGATACCTACCTCGGCTGGCTGCGCACTGGCAACAGTGGGTGCACTGATGAGCGGACGGATACCTGTAATGATCAACTACTCCACTGGTGCTGAAACCAATGCCAGGTATGCCCAGAAAAAATGCAAATTCAAAACAATAATAACATCAAAGGCCTTACTCGAAAAAATAGGATGTCCTGTGATTGATGGTATGGTACTTATCGAGGATATTATGGAGAGTGTGACAACAGTTGAAAAACTGAAAGCAGCACTTACAACAAAGCTGCCGGTAAACATGATCCTGAATACTATTCACAAGGGAGATGAAAATGATACCGCAGCTATTCTGTTTACAAGCGGAAGCGAGAAAGATCCCAAAGCAGTTCAGCTTTCACATCTTAACCTCTCTTCAAATATTGAGCATTTCGGTAATTATGTAAAGATCAGTGATCAAGATATAATACTGGCAAACCTTGTATTCTTTCATATCTTCGGACTTACTGTCAACCTGTGGGTGTCATTCTGCTATGGTATGACAATGGTTACTTATGCAAATCCCCTCGACTTCCAGACTGTTAGTACAATTGCCCGTGAAGAGAAACCGACTATTATGGTTGGAACACCCAGTTTCTTCTGGGGCTATCTGCATAAATCCGAGCCCGGCGATTTCAAGAGCCTCAGGCTTATGGTTGCCGGTGCTGATAAATGTCCCGATGCACTTAGAGAGGGCTATATGACAAAACATGGCGTCACTCTGCTCGAAGGTTACGGTGCCACCGAAACATCTCCTGTTATTTCAGTTAACTCTCATGAGTTTAACAGACCCGGCAGCACGGGAAGGGTTATTCCGGGAATGACTGTTAAAATCGAAAATTTTGAGACAGGCGAACCATGCAAGATAAAAGAAGTCGGAAAAATACTCGTTAAAGGCGACTCAGTTATGAAGGGGTATTATGATGATCCTCAGCTAACTGCTGATGCTCTTGTAGACGGCTGGTATAATACCGGCGACATGGGATACTTTGATGAGGATGGTTACCTGTTCCATGCAGGAAGGTTCAAGAGATTTGCAAAGATCGGCGGCGAAATGGTATCGCTTGTCAAAGTAGAGAATACACTTGAAAAATTTCTTCCGGTTGGAGTATCGTGCTGTGTTGTTGAAGTTTCTGATGCAAAGAAAGGCTCGACAATCGTTGCTACTGTCTCCATAGAGGTAAATAAAACCGAGATCCTAAGAAAGATGGGTAATGAGCTACCTAATATTGCTCTCCCGAGACAATTTGTTGTTATCAGGGATCTGCCAATGATGAGTACCGGAAAGATTGACTTCAGGAGTGTTACGAGGATTGTGCAGGATATAATTAATAATGCGTAA